From the Mesotoga prima MesG1.Ag.4.2 genome, the window ATGGGACCGATTCTATCTTCAGCGTCTTCATCGCGGTCGACGAACCGCCTGAGAAATTTGAAGCGATCTCCAGCGGGCACTTCTTCTATACCCCTTCAAAGAAAGGCCTTGGCGAGACTCATCGCAGCGAAATGAAGTCCATTCTGAAGAACTGGTCTGTAAATTCAAGAGAAGAAGTCTTGAGCTGGCTTGACAGGTTCTGCAAACTGAGCACCTACGAGATTTCGATCCCCGTTCTCAAGGACAGAGACCTAGCCCCACAAGGAAAGACCGGTCTTATTGTAAGCACACTCTTCGAATACGATATAGTGAAGAAAGCGTATGAGTCCGGCTGGTACGGAGAGCTGAAAGAAGAGCTAGAAAAGAGAATAATCGAAGTTCTATCTAATTCAATCTACCCGATTCTGAAAGACAGGATTCTCTTTTCATTTTCCAGCAGCCCGCTTTCAATAGAGAGTTACTCCGGCAGCACTGAAGGCTCGATTGTAGGATGGTCTTTCGAGGAACCGATACCAGTTGTAGCCAGTATGATGAAGGTAAACAGCTCGGTCAAAACGAAAATACCGGATGTTCTTCAGGCCGGCCAGTGGGCTTATAGCCCTGCAGGTGTACCGATAAGCATCCTTACGGGAAAGCTGGCAGCCGATTCCGTGATAAAGAATTTGAATAAGGATCGATCCGGCGGCTAAAGACCATTACGTTGTCTGTAGACCAGCGACAGTGGTCTTCGCACATATAGAAGATCGCCTCTTTGGATAAATAGATGATTGTCTCGACAATCGAGTAATGAAGGAAAGAATACTATGAATATCAACAGTTTGGTTCCAGATAATTCCGAAAAGGGCACTGGACTGATTATAAAGCACCGGGGTCTTTACCTCTTTCAGGTTTCTGGAAGGAAGCATCGAACAGAGTTCGGAGAAAGGTTCTTCGCCGGAATCGGTGGCCACTGTGAAGAAGGCGAGGGGTTCATCCAAGCAGCAAAACGCGAAGCAGTCGAAGAGACTGGAAAGGCCGTCGAAATAATTCATTCAGCGAGGACGGATATAGTTCAACCGGACGGAAGCGTTGTTGACACAATCGAACTTACATCACCCGCTCCCAGAATGATCTACGAAATGTTAGATCGACGAAAAGACTTACCCGAGAAAGAGCCATACTTCATCGCTTGCTTTAATGCGCATTTTGCAGATGACACTCCCTTCGAACTCGACCCCGAAGAGGTCAGCGCTTTAATTGCCATACCGGAGGAATTGCTCTGCGAAAGTCTTGAGCGCAAGATAGCACTTGAAGATATAATCTCCTCAGGGGGAGAGGTTGTCGCCGGCTCTCTAGAGACCGGAACTTTTCTCTTCCCCCTAGGAACGGCAGCGGCTCTTGCACATCTCTTGAAAAGAGCCAAAGAGCTTTCGGATGTTGATGATGACGTGTGAAGTATTGCTTCTTGGAAATCCGTTGCTCCGCGAAACATCCTCTCCCGTCTCTGACTTTCGAAGCCAGGAGACGATAGGGCAGATCGTCATGCTCAAACAGGCCCTTGATGAATTCAGAAAAGAAAATGGCTTCGGTCGCGGAATTTCAGCCCCGCAAATCGGCATTCTCAAGAGAATCGTTGCGCTCAATCTAGGTCAAGGAAGTTTTGTAATTGCAAACCCGCGAATAGTCGACCGCAGTAGGGCTACATTTACAATGTGGGATGACTGCATGTCATTTCCACATCTGCTCATTAGGCTCGAAAGAAGCCTTTCGGTA encodes:
- a CDS encoding NUDIX domain-containing protein, translated to MNINSLVPDNSEKGTGLIIKHRGLYLFQVSGRKHRTEFGERFFAGIGGHCEEGEGFIQAAKREAVEETGKAVEIIHSARTDIVQPDGSVVDTIELTSPAPRMIYEMLDRRKDLPEKEPYFIACFNAHFADDTPFELDPEEVSALIAIPEELLCESLERKIALEDIISSGGEVVAGSLETGTFLFPLGTAAALAHLLKRAKELSDVDDDV
- a CDS encoding peptide deformylase, with amino-acid sequence MTCEVLLLGNPLLRETSSPVSDFRSQETIGQIVMLKQALDEFRKENGFGRGISAPQIGILKRIVALNLGQGSFVIANPRIVDRSRATFTMWDDCMSFPHLLIRLERSLSVDVVYEDERGIEYEWKGVDQARSELLQHEIDHLDGILAIDHALDAKSIIYRSEYERNREYYDHLVDYSIEPTI